The Raphanus sativus cultivar WK10039 chromosome 2, ASM80110v3, whole genome shotgun sequence DNA segment TTTCGCCTCTGGGCTAATAACAAAAAACGGgggaaatataaaccctaattcgaggggtttgttttcttataattaCATCAACACTGATTATTACAGTCTCGAGCTTGCTAGTGATTATGTGTGTGTTCAACTGTTTCTATCAAAATCGCTAGTCTACGAATTGGGTTTCTTTCAGAATCTTGTGTTGTGTTTTCTGTATTCACTAGttattttttggtaatttttgtGATCCTTTGAAGGAAGCTGACTTGGTGTTGGGTGGAGACGAGGGAGATGAGTGTACTTACCCAAAGGGTTACATGAAAAGACAGGCTATTTTCTCTTGCCTTACATGTTCTCCAGAGGGGAACGCTGGAGTTTGCACTGCCTGTTGCTTGACTTGTCACGATGGCCATGAGGTTGGTTGgttcatatatatttaatcagATTATGTCTTgtctgtttttgattttgtttattgaTGGTTGAATATTGCTGTTTTGGTTGTGAAGATTCTGGAGCTCTGGACTAAGAGAAATTTCCGATGTGATTGTGGGAACTCCAAGTTTGGAACTTTGGCCTGTAAGCTTCTCCCGGGCAAAGATGTAGAGAACTCCGAGAATTCTTACAACCATAACTTCAAAGGCTTGTACTGCTCTTGCGACCAACCTTACCCTGACCCAAATGGGAAGGAACACGGGGAGATGATACAGTGTTGTATCTGTGAGGATTGGTTTCACGATGAGCATCTCGCTCTCAAACCTTCAGACAGTGTTACTAGCCTGGTTTGTGGGCATAGCTTAaccctttgttttttttttcttcctatgGCTTGTCATTCGTTTTGTGATGTTTAGCAGATTCCAAGGGATGAGGAAGGAGTGCCGGTTTATGAGGATTTCATTTGTCAAATCTGCTCTCCAGTTTGTTCGTTTCTCACACTTTATCCCGAGAAAATTTGGGCTGATGCTAAAGTTGATTCCAATGGTCCAACCAATGCTTGTTCAGACACTACCGAGTCAAACCAAACCCCCACAGCTACTGAGCCTGTCCAGCCTGAGAACAGTACTGAAGCTGAAAAACCTGTTTTGAGAGGATGCACTGAGAAGCTCGCCGAACCTGAACCCTTTCCTGCGGCTGGTTGTGCTATTGCAACAGGTCTAACCTCGTGTATTGAGTTTGAGAAGAAACCGCTGTTTTTAGCCAAAAACTGGAGGAACATGCTGTGCAAATGCGAGACGTGCCTTGAGATGTACAGCGAGAGAAAGGTTAGCTACTTACTTGATGCAGAGGATACGATTGCTGAATACGAGAATAAGGCAAAGGAGAAAAGAACAGAGAAACTGGAGAAACAGGAAGGCGAAGCACTTGATCGTTTGAACAATCTCGACCATGTAACTAAAGTTGAGTTCTGTCACCGCGTCAATAACTTCAAAGAAGGGTTACGGAGTTTGCTGGTATGCATTTAAAAGAACTTTGATTCCCCCATGACCCTCTTTAATCCACAgcttagaaagaaaaaaaagacactcTGAtgatccttttttttgtttttgtaggaGTCTGTTGGTACTTCAAGGGCGATAACGTCTGAAGATGTCGAGCAGATGTTCTCAAAGCTGAAAAATAAACGCAAAAGGATGGAGTGAGTTTAGTAGTCAATGATGAGAGGAGAGGTATGAGTATAAAGGTATTAAAGTCGTTTCTTTTCCATATCTCATGTTAACTTTCTTTAGATATGTGTGCTTCGTCTCTGCCCTTTTGACTATCTTTAGCTCCTAAGTTATGCAAACAACTTTGTACTTCAGTGTATGGAGTTTTAAGCATTTGTGTAACAGCAGACTATTATCTATATAAACTACTAGTTTTATGACTGCTATTTTACTTTTCATTTTCAGCTTGTTTTTCTATGAATTTAGAAAATTGAATTACAAAAATCTTCTGTTCACTTCCTTTCATTTAGTAATGGTTTTAACATCCAAGATTGAGGACTAGAAAAAGAACTGGCACTCTTTCAAGTCAATTTGGTTTGACCATGGATAATTGGATTTACATAGAGCAAATAGTTTGTGTCAACTTCTTGAACCCTGATACTGGGATTTAGTGGCGTAGAA contains these protein-coding regions:
- the LOC108841818 gene encoding uncharacterized protein LOC108841818, producing the protein MASGSFEDEAETTVTIDEYIESMDAEELEADLVLGGDEGDECTYPKGYMKRQAIFSCLTCSPEGNAGVCTACCLTCHDGHEILELWTKRNFRCDCGNSKFGTLACKLLPGKDVENSENSYNHNFKGLYCSCDQPYPDPNGKEHGEMIQCCICEDWFHDEHLALKPSDSVTSLIPRDEEGVPVYEDFICQICSPVCSFLTLYPEKIWADAKVDSNGPTNACSDTTESNQTPTATEPVQPENSTEAEKPVLRGCTEKLAEPEPFPAAGCAIATGLTSCIEFEKKPLFLAKNWRNMLCKCETCLEMYSERKVSYLLDAEDTIAEYENKAKEKRTEKLEKQEGEALDRLNNLDHVTKVEFCHRVNNFKEGLRSLLESVGTSRAITSEDVEQMFSKLKNKRKRME